The genomic stretch ATGAAAGTGTTCCTATTGGTAAAGATGAAACAGAAAATATTGAGATAAGAAGGTGGGGTGAACCGAGAAAGTTTGGTTTTGAACCAAAGGCACATTGGGATTTGGGTCCAGAGATAGGATTGATGGATTTTGAAAGGGCAGCAAAATTAAGTGGTTCTAGATTTACAATAATGTATGGGTATCTTGCAAAACTAGAAAGAGCACTTATTCAGTTTATGTTAGATTTCCATACAAAAGAGCATGGATACATTGAGGTTTGGGTTCCTCATTTAGTGAAGCGAGAGACAATGATTTTTACAGGTCAATTGCCGAAATTTGAAGAAGAAGCTTACAATATCGAAAAAGATGATCTGTTTTTAATACCTACTGCTGAGGTGCCTCTTGCTGCTTTGTATGCAGGAGAAGTTTTAAATGAAAAAGATTTACCTAAAAAATTTGCTGCATCCACCCCTTGTTACAGAAGAGAAGCAGGAAGTTATGGAAGAGATGTGAGGGGAATGATAAGGCAACATCAATTTGATAAGGTTGAACTTGTATGGATTACTACCCCGGAAAGATCATTTGAAGATCTTGAGACGTTAACAAGGGATGCTGAAAAGATTTTACAACTTCTCGAGCTTCCTTACAGGGTAGTTTCTTTATGTACTGGTGATTTGGGTTTTGCTGCTGCCAAAACTTATGATATTGAAGTCTGGCTTCCATCGTATAATACGTATAAAGAAATATCTTCTTGTAGTAACGATACAGATTTTCAGGCTAGACGTGGGAACATAAGGTACAGAGGAAGGGATAATAAACTTCATTTTGTACATACATTGAATGGGTCGGGAGTCGCAATTGGAAGAACATTGGTCGCTATTATTGAGAATTATCAAAACCCAGATGGTTCTATAACAATTCCAAAAGTTCTGGTACCGTATATGGGTGTTGAAAGAATTCCTTAAATTAAGTCGCACAGCGGAGGCTGTGCGATTTTTTATATGTATGATAAAATAATAAAGATGATAGTTTTTCATAAGAAGGTGAAAGGGTGGATTATATCTCTAAAATTAGAAAAATGAATTATTTAGAATTGAAAAAGTTTGCAAGGGAAATAAGAGAATACATAATAGATGTTATTTCAAAAAATGGAGGACATTTAGCTTCGAATCTTGGTACAGTAGAATTAACATTAGCGTTGTATAGAGTTTTTGATCCTTACAAGGATTATATAATTTGGGATACTGGTCACCAAACCTACACCCATAAATTGTTAACTGGAAGGTGGGAATTATTTCCTACAATTAGAAAATATGATGGTATAAGTGGTTATACAAGTATTTTCGAGTCACAAGCTGATAGGTTTGGTGCAGGGCATGTTGGCACGTCTATTGCTGCTGCTCTAGGAATCGAACAAGGTTTGAAATTGCAAGGAAAAGAAGCCCACGTTGTAGTTGTTATTGGTGATGGTGCACTTACTTCCGGTGAGGCATTAGAGGCTTTAAATCAAATAAAAACGCTTAATTCAAAAATCAAAGTTATTATAAACAGTAATATGATGTCAATTTCCAAAAATGTGGGAGCTTTATCAAATTTTTTTGATAGATTAAGGACCAGTAAAATTTATTTGGAAATGAAACAAACTATGAAAAAAACTATTAAGGGAAGTGTTGAAAAAGAATTAAAAAGATTAAAAGAAGCTTTGAAAGTGTCTATAACTGGTGATGACTTTTTCGAAGCATTATCTATAAAGCATTTAGGACCTGTCGATGGGCACAATATAAAAGAGATGGAAGAAGAATTCAGAAGAATAAAAGATTATGATTATCCTGTTGTTGTAACTGTTAATACTCTAAAAGGTAAAGGTTTTCATTCTTCAGAGGGAAATCCAGAAAAATATCATAGTGCGGGGAAATTTGATATTTCTTCAGGAACGTTTATAAAGCATCCTGGTTTTATTTCTTTTAGTGAAGTTTTTGGAAAAATGTTAGTAAAACTTGCTGAAAAAGATGAGAAAATAATAGCAATAACAGCAGCTATGAAAAGAGGGACAGGCTTAGACGAATTTGCAGAAAAATTTCCAGATAGGTTTTTCGATTTAGGTATTACCGAACAAACTTGTGTTACATTTGCAGGTGGTCTATCAAGGGTTGGTTTAAAACCAGTGTTTGCTGTATATTCTACCTTTCTTCAAAGGGGATTTGATCAAGTTATTCACGATATAGCACTTCAAAAATTGCCAGTTGTTTTTGCTATTGATAGAGCGGGTCTTGTGGGTGAAGATGGACCAACTCATCATGGAGTATTTGATATAGCATATTTAAGAATAATTCCGAATCTTAAAATATATGCTCCCAGAGATGTTCAAGATTTGGCTAACACGTTATATACAATTTTTAAGTTACCTATTGATGGTCCAGTTGCAATTAGATATCCTAGGGATTCAGAATTTGGTGAATTCGAGCAAATTTATGATAAAATTAAGATGATAGATTTGCAAGATTGGGAAATATTAAATCGCGGTAAAAATGTAGCAATTATTTCAACTGGTACAATTACAAATAACGCGCTAAAAGTAGCCTTAAAAAATGGCTGGACTTTAGTATTTGCTAGGAGTATAAAACCAATAAACACAGAAGTTTTGAATTGGGTTTTAGACAATCATAAGTACGTATTTTCTGTTGAAGAAGGTTCAATAGAAGGAGGTTTTGGTGAATCGCTTAACAAATACGGTAAAATTTTTAATATAGGAATACCTGATCGATTTATTGTACATGGTAGTAGAAAGAAACTTTTAAAAACATTGGAACTCGATGAAGAGGGGATTTTAAAACAGATTATGCGAATAATTGAAAGGAGGAATGCATATGAAAATACAAACGGAATTTGGAGAACTTGATATAACATTAAATGCGATTAGGAAATTAGTTTATTTAGCAATTCTTGAAACTTATGGACCAGTAAGCATTGCAACAGAGAACTGGCTCTCAAAGATTGTGGGTAGTGAAGAAAGTAGAGTAAAAATTCAGGAAGATGAATTTGGACATATAAAAGTTGATGCCTACGTGGAGATAGAGTATGGAACGAAAATTTCTGAAGTGGGAAGGAATATAATTGAAAACGTTAAACATAAATTAAAAGAATTTGCCGGATGTGAAAGTGTTGAAGTAAATGTCCATGTAATAGATGTAAAATAAGGAGGTAGATGTCTTGAAAAGACTAACAGCTGAAAAGCTGAAGCTTTGTTTTATGAAAGGTACAGAAAATCTACTAAAACATAAAGATGAAATTAATGCTTTAAATGTTTTTCCAGTTCCAGATGGTGATACAGGTTCAAATATGTCTGCAACTATGTTAGAAGGATGTAAATATTTGGAAAGTATAGAGAATAAGGTAACAATGGAAAAGGTATTAAATGCTATAAAAAACGGAACTTTAATGGGTGCAAGAGGAAATTCTGGTGTGATACTTTCGCAGATTTTTAGAGGATTTTGTGATTATTTAAAAAATGTAAAACAGATTACAGTTGCTGATTTTGCATTTGCTTTTAAATCTGCAAAAGATGTGGCTTATGGTGCTGTTATGAAACCTGTAGAAGGAACGATTTTGACAGCTATAAGGTACTTGTCTGAAAAAGTAGAGGAGCTTTCTGATGCACAAGATTTTAATGAATTTTTTGAAAAAACGCTGATGATATTAAAAAAAGCAGTTGATGATACTCCAAATTTATTAAAGAAATTGAGAGATGCAGGTGTGGTAGATGCTGGAGCAAAGGGTTTATATTACATTATGGAAGGATTTTATAAATACATTCAGGGTGAAACTACAATTAATCTTGATGTTAAAACTACTAGTATGCCTGTGGAAGAAATACAGTTTATACCTGAAGATTTAAAATATCAGTATTGTACCGAGTTGATAGTGAGAGCTTTTGATGAATTGAATAATGGACAAGAAGAAGAGATTAGGAATTTCTTATATGAAATAGGAGATTCTGTTGTATTTTTTGTGCAGGATAATGTTATAAAGCTTCATGTTCACACAAATAATCCTGGAACGGTTATTGAAAAACTTCTGGGAGTTGGAGAACTTTTAAAGGTTAAGATAGATAATATGAAAGAACAGCATGAACATTTTATTGAAACGGGGTATAAAGAAGAAGGCCCAAGAAAGAAAAACGCAATTGTTGCGGTATCTCCAAGTGAAGGTATTTCAAGGATTCTCAGAGATTTAGGTGCAGATATGATTGTTATTGGTGGCCAAACGATGAATCCAAGTACGGCAGATATAAAAGTGGCAGTTGAAGCTCTTAATGCAGACAATGTCTTTATATTTCCGAATAATTCGAATATAATTCTTGCTGCTAGGCAAGTGGCATCTTCAATAGAAGATAAAAATGTGTATGTAGTGAACACAAAAAATGTTCAAGAATGTGTTGCGGCTTTAATAAGACATGTTCCAGATGAAGAACCAGAGAACTTGCTTAAAGTTTATGAAGAGGCTGTTTCGGAAGTAGTAACGTTGTCTGTTACCAGAGCAGTTCGGAATGCTAGATTAAATGGTGAGAAAATAAAGAAAAATGAATATTTGGTATTTGTGAACAATTCACTTCAAACACATGATTTGGATTTCAAAAAAGCTTTAGAAGATGCGTTTGCTAAAATTGAAGATTTAGAAGAAAGAGAAATTATAACGATTTTACTTGGAAAAGATGCAACTCCTATTGAAATAAATATTTTAGAAAAGTTAGTCAAGCAAAAATATCCAAATTTAGAAATTGAAACATACGAAGGAGAGCAAGTGCATTATCCATTTTTAATATTAATAGAGTAGGTGATATGAATGAAAGAAGTATTTAGAGTTTCTAGGATAGATGATAAATATATATACGTCGAAAGAGATACTACTGCATGTGGTAGTTGCTCACTTTCAGGAAGTTGTAATGTTCAGAACATTACGGAAATGAAAATTGAAAAAAAGAAAAACTTAGAAGTTTTTCCAGGAGATTTTTTAATATTGGATATGAAATTAAGGCCAGCATTGATTGCGTTCTTTTTATACGGTCTTCCTATCGTATTCTTGATTGTTGGAGTTGGGTTAGGTGGTTTTTTTGAATTATCAGACTTTCTTAGTTTTGCAATTGGTATTTCATTTATGAGTGTTGCATTTGTGATAAATTATTTTATCGATAAAAAATATAAACCAGAAATTGTAGATGTAAAACATAATCGGGGGGAAATATAGTGATTTATCAGTTTAGAAAAGGGAGCGGAAAAAAAGGTTGGATAGTTGTTGTGCATGGTTTGGGTGAACATATAGGCAGATATGAGAAATTAGTCGAAGGACTAATTAAAAGAGAATTTGGTGTAATAGGTTTTGATCTTCCAGGGCATGGAAAAAGCCAAGGAAGAAGAGGACATACGTCAATTGAAGAAATTATTAAAGTGATCAATAACTTAACTAACGATATCGAAAAATTCCATATTTTTGGTCATAGTTTAGGCGGATTAATTGCTATTAGATATGTACAGGAAAACGTGGATCGTGTTAAAACGTTGGTTGTTTCTTCACCGGCATTGTACATCAAGCCATCTATTTTACAAAAAGTTCTGTTAAGTATAATGATATATTTTTATCCTTCATTAACAGTTAGTAATGGAATAGATCCAAATCTTTTATCTAGAAACAAAGAGGCTGTGGAAAAATATGTGAAGGATAAATTGGTACATGACAGAATTAGTGTAAAATTGGGAAGAAGTCTTGTGAAAAATATTCAACTTGCTCATAGTAGAGTTAATGATATAGTTGTTCCTACACTAATGTTAGTTGGAACGGAGGATAAAATAACGCCTCTTGACGGTTCATATGCCTTCTTTGAGAGATTGCAATTACCAAAGGAAGATAAATTATTAATAAAATATGAAGGTGGTTATCATGAAATGTTTGAAGATCCAAAATATCGTGAAAAGTTTTATAATGATATTTTTGAATGGTATGAAAATCGATGGAGGTGAATAAATGAAGATAGATGAAAAATTAGTTGACGAAGTTGCAATGTTGGCTAGATTGAAAATAAGTGACAAAAAAACTTTTATAAAGGAAATGCAGAAAATTGTTGACTATTTTCAGATTCTTGAAGAAGTGGATACTTCAGAACTTGAGCCAATGTACACACCTATAGAAAATGCTACTAAGTTAAGGGATAATAAAGTAAGGAATTTTGAAGATGTTGAGTCTATTCGCAAAAACTTTCCGAACAGAGATAGAAATTACTTAAAAATTCCAGGAATTCACAAATAGGAGGTATTATGAAAGTTATAGCAACCAACAAGAAAGCGTATTCAGATTACACGATTATTGAAACATACGAGGCAGGTATAGAATTGAGAGGGACAGAGGTTAAATCATTACGAGATATGGGTGCAAATTTTAAAGATAGTTTTTGTAGGATAAAAAATGGAGAAGTATATTTATTAAATCTTAATATTCCCCCATATAGAAATGGGAATATCTTTAATCATGATCCGGAAAGGCCTCGGAGGTTATTATTACACAAAAAAGAAATTCATCGATTACTTGGAAAGGTAAAAGAGCAAGGTTTAACTATTATACCTACGAAGTTATATTTCAATGAGAGAGGTTTAGTAAAAGTAGAAATAGCTGTAGCAAAAGGGAAGAAGCGGTATGATAAAAGAGAGGATATTAAAAAGAGAGAAATTAACAGAAAAATACGAGAGTATTTAAAAAGAAATAGATAGGAGGGGAATAATGAGTTTACTTGAAAAAGTAGAAGAAAGAATTAGACAGTTTAAAGAAAATTACAATCCAGAATTTATAGAGGTTTCGGAGGTAGAAGTTAATAAATATATTTGAACATACGAATTTAAAAGCAACAACTACCGAGCAAGATATATTAAAGTTATGTGCAGAAGCTAAAGAATATAATTTTAGGGGGGTTTGTGTAAATCCTTCTTTTGTTTCTTTAGCAAGAAGGAATCTTGAAGGTACTGATCTGAAAGTTGTAACTGTTGTTGGTTTTCCATTGGGGGCAACATCCATTGAATCGAAAGCTTTTGAAGCAAAAAAAGCTGTTGAAGATGGTGCAGATGAAGTAGACATGGTTATTCACATTGGACATTTGAAATCCGGTAATTATGAATATGTATACGAAGATATTGCTTCAGTTGTTAATGCTGCAGGTGTACCTGTGAAAGTAATTATTGAAACATGTTATTTGACAGATGAGGAAAAAATAGCAGCTTGTGTAATTTCTATGGAAGCTGGGGCAGCTTTTGTGAAGACATCAACAGGTTTTGGAACTTACGGTGCAAAAGTTGAAGATGTAAGTTTAATGAGATGGGCTGTGAGTGGGAAATTAGGTGTGAAAGCTTCTGGAGGGATTAAAACATATGAAGATGCAATAAATATGATTAAAGCTGGAGCAACTAGCATAGGTACAAGCTCTGGGGTTTCAATTGTGAAGAGGTGATATTTTGAAAGTTTTAGGTCTCATTTTAGCTGGAGGAAAAAGTGAAAGGCTCGGGAAATTAGTGTATAAAAGGGCAAGCGCAGCTTTACCCATTGCTGGGAAGTATAGAGCAATTGATTTTACTTTAAGCAATATGGTAAATTCTGGAATAATTAAAGTCGGTGTATTAACCCAATATAATCCAAGAAGTTTAATGGATCATCTTGGTTCTGGTAAAGAATGGGATTTGGATAGAAAAAAAGGTGGACTGTTTATTTTACAGCCATATATAGGATTAAATGGTCAATACTGGTATAAAGGAACTGCTGATGCTATTTTTCAGAACATAACAATTTTAAAAAGGGGAGACGAAGACTATGTACTAATAGGTTCTGGAGATCATGTTTATAAAATGCTTTATAACGATTTATATATGTTTCATTTTTCAAAAAGTGCTGATATAACTTTACTAACAAAAGAACTTGATGAAAGTTACAATATAAAAGATTATGGTAGTGTAATAGTAAATGATGATATGAGAATTGTTGAATTTCATGAAAAGGTTGAAAATCCACCTTCAAGGAGAGCATTCTTAGGCGTATATTTTATGAATAAACATTTGTTAATGGAACTGTTATATTCTACTGTTCCTAATGAGAAATATGATTTGTTGTTAGATGTTATTTTACCAAGAATTAATGAACTCAAAGTTTATGCGTATGATTTTAAAGGATATTGGAGGAATATAAAAAAAGGAGTTAATGAATATTATAAAATTAATATGGAAATTGTTGAAAATAGAAAAATTCGTGAAGAGTTATTTTTTAAAAATGGGAAAGTATTTACAAAGTTGAAAGATTTTCCACCTGCTAAGTTTACTGCAACGTCAGATATTGAAAATTCTATAATTGCTGACGGTTGTATTGTTTCCGGTGTGGTCAAGAATTCTGTACTTTTTAGAGGAGTGACTGTGAAAGCAGGTGCCAAGATCGAAAATTCTATAATAATGCAAGGAACTTTAGTGGAAGAAGGTGCGGTAATTAAAAATGCCGTAATTGATAAAGATTGTATAGTAAGAGAAGGACAAACACTTATTGGAGATTTTGAACCGGTAGTGTTAGAAAAAAGAATGATAGTATAGGAGCTGATAGAATGAAAAATGTTTTAGCTCTCATTCTAGCAGGTGGGCAAGGGACTCGCTTAGGAGTTTTAACGGAAAAGATAGCTAAACCTGCCGTTCAATTTGGAGGAAAATATAGGTTAATAGATTTCACTTTAAGTAATTGTGTTAATTCTGGTATTTATAAAGTAGGAGTTCTTACGCAATATAAACCCCATCTTCTTAATAAACATATTGGTATTGGAAAACCTTGGGATTTAGATAGAAAAGATGGTGGAATAACTATATTACAACCGTATTTTACTGAAAAGGCAAAAGTTTGGTTTAGTGGAACTGCTGATGCAGTTTATCAAAATATTGAATTTGTTGATGAATATTCTCCTGAATATGTTGTTATCCTTTCCGGGGATCATGTTTATTCAATGGATTACAACGAGCTAATTGATTACCATATTTCAAAAGGTGCTCTTGCAACTGTAGCATGTCTTGAAGTACCCCTTTCAGAAGCAAACAGGTTTGGAATAATGGTAACGGATCTTGAGAATAGGATTATAGAATTTCAGGAAAAACCTGAAAAACCTAAATCAAATCTTGCTTCATTAGGTATATACGTTTTTCAATGGAGCTTTATTCGAGAAGTTTTAATACAAGATGCAAATAAACCAGAAAGCTCTCATGATTTTGGGAAAGATATTATACCTGAGATTATTAAAACAAAAAGAGTGTTTGCTTTTCCTTTTGAAGGGTATTGGAGGGATGTTGGAACAATATACTCCTATTGGGAAGCAAATCTTGAATTAACAAGAGTAATACCTGCTTTCAATATACATGATGCCAGCTGGAGAATTTATACACATTCTGAAGAAATGCCACCGGCTTATATATCAAAAAAATCAAAGATAAAAAATTCGTTGATTAGTGAAGGTTGTGAGATATATGGAAACGTGGAAAGTTCGGTTATATCTCAAGGAGTTGAAATAGGAGAAAATTCAGTAATAAAAAATTCAGTTGTTATGTCAAAAGTAAAAATTGGGAAGAATTGTTATATAGAGAATGCTATAATTGCTGAAAATGCAATTATTGGTAATTCAGTGAAAATAGGAGAAGGCGAATATGCAGAAAGCAAATTAAATAATAAAGTTTATAACAGTGAAATTTCTGTAATAGGAATGGATAGTATAATCGAAGATAATGTTGTCATAGGTAAAAATTGTGTAGTTGGAATAGAGAAAATATTACGTTCTGGTTTAACGTTAAATTCTGGAGAATATATTTAAAAAACTTCAATCATTGCTGAGGTGTTAAATTTGAGAATAACTAAGATAAATGAAAAAAATTATAAAGAATGTGTAACCTTAATTTATCGTGAAAAAAAGGAGTATTTCGATTTTCTCTTTAAAAATCCGATTAAAATAATTGAAAAAGCTGTTTCCAGATCAATTCCACCGTTTTTACCTGAAAATTCCATAGTTTTTGAGGATAATAAAGGGAATGTATTAGGAGTTCTTTTATTTGCTCCTAAAAGTGCTTTTAGACATGGTTACGAAAAATGGTTTAAAGTGTTGGGTTTTAAGGTCTTTGGTACAGGGTTGAAATTATCTTCAATTATAGGGCAAATTCTAATCAATTTTACTGTTGATGATGTTTATATGATTTCAGTTTCAGGAAAATCATTGGATGTAGAGTATGAATTGCTATATCATTTTATAACCTCCCATGAATTCTCTCGAATTATAGCAGATGTACCTAAATCGATCTTGGAAAAATATAGAATTTTTGGGTTTGTAGAAAGTCAAGTTTTTAACGATAGAATAGTAAGAATGCACAAAAAGATGAGTTATAAAACTGCAAGTGGTATTGGCTGGGATACTCATCCCCTTGTTAAGGACAGAAAACTAGTCTTAGGTGGAATTGAAATTCCATATGACTTTGGTTTAAAAGGGCATTCAGATGCTGATGTTTTAGTTCATAGTATTATAGATTCGTTAATTGGTGTCTCACTTAAGATGGATATTGGTAAAGTTTTTCCTGAGGATAAAGTTCCAGAAGGTATGAGTAGTATGAAAATGCTTGAAGAAGTGTTAAGAATGATAAAATCAAAGGGTTATTTTCCAACAAGTATAGATTGTGTAATAATTTCAAAGTACAAACTTGGGCAATTTAGAGAAGATATTGCAAACAATCTTTCAGATACATTAAGTTGTCCCGTAAGCTTGAAATTTAAGACTGGAAATGAAGTTTACCCCGAATCTAAAGGGTTAGGTATAACTTCCATTTGTGTTAGCAATTTAATAGTAATTTAGTAAGAGAGGTGGTAATGTGAAA from Thermosipho atlanticus DSM 15807 encodes the following:
- the gatC gene encoding Asp-tRNA(Asn)/Glu-tRNA(Gln) amidotransferase subunit GatC, which translates into the protein MKIDEKLVDEVAMLARLKISDKKTFIKEMQKIVDYFQILEEVDTSELEPMYTPIENATKLRDNKVRNFEDVESIRKNFPNRDRNYLKIPGIHK
- a CDS encoding DAK2 domain-containing protein produces the protein MKRLTAEKLKLCFMKGTENLLKHKDEINALNVFPVPDGDTGSNMSATMLEGCKYLESIENKVTMEKVLNAIKNGTLMGARGNSGVILSQIFRGFCDYLKNVKQITVADFAFAFKSAKDVAYGAVMKPVEGTILTAIRYLSEKVEELSDAQDFNEFFEKTLMILKKAVDDTPNLLKKLRDAGVVDAGAKGLYYIMEGFYKYIQGETTINLDVKTTSMPVEEIQFIPEDLKYQYCTELIVRAFDELNNGQEEEIRNFLYEIGDSVVFFVQDNVIKLHVHTNNPGTVIEKLLGVGELLKVKIDNMKEQHEHFIETGYKEEGPRKKNAIVAVSPSEGISRILRDLGADMIVIGGQTMNPSTADIKVAVEALNADNVFIFPNNSNIILAARQVASSIEDKNVYVVNTKNVQECVAALIRHVPDEEPENLLKVYEEAVSEVVTLSVTRAVRNARLNGEKIKKNEYLVFVNNSLQTHDLDFKKALEDAFAKIEDLEEREIITILLGKDATPIEINILEKLVKQKYPNLEIETYEGEQVHYPFLILIE
- the dxs gene encoding 1-deoxy-D-xylulose-5-phosphate synthase; protein product: MDYISKIRKMNYLELKKFAREIREYIIDVISKNGGHLASNLGTVELTLALYRVFDPYKDYIIWDTGHQTYTHKLLTGRWELFPTIRKYDGISGYTSIFESQADRFGAGHVGTSIAAALGIEQGLKLQGKEAHVVVVIGDGALTSGEALEALNQIKTLNSKIKVIINSNMMSISKNVGALSNFFDRLRTSKIYLEMKQTMKKTIKGSVEKELKRLKEALKVSITGDDFFEALSIKHLGPVDGHNIKEMEEEFRRIKDYDYPVVVTVNTLKGKGFHSSEGNPEKYHSAGKFDISSGTFIKHPGFISFSEVFGKMLVKLAEKDEKIIAITAAMKRGTGLDEFAEKFPDRFFDLGITEQTCVTFAGGLSRVGLKPVFAVYSTFLQRGFDQVIHDIALQKLPVVFAIDRAGLVGEDGPTHHGVFDIAYLRIIPNLKIYAPRDVQDLANTLYTIFKLPIDGPVAIRYPRDSEFGEFEQIYDKIKMIDLQDWEILNRGKNVAIISTGTITNNALKVALKNGWTLVFARSIKPINTEVLNWVLDNHKYVFSVEEGSIEGGFGESLNKYGKIFNIGIPDRFIVHGSRKKLLKTLELDEEGILKQIMRIIERRNAYENTNGIWRT
- the smpB gene encoding SsrA-binding protein SmpB; its protein translation is MKVIATNKKAYSDYTIIETYEAGIELRGTEVKSLRDMGANFKDSFCRIKNGEVYLLNLNIPPYRNGNIFNHDPERPRRLLLHKKEIHRLLGKVKEQGLTIIPTKLYFNERGLVKVEIAVAKGKKRYDKREDIKKREINRKIREYLKRNR
- a CDS encoding Asp23/Gls24 family envelope stress response protein, with the translated sequence MKIQTEFGELDITLNAIRKLVYLAILETYGPVSIATENWLSKIVGSEESRVKIQEDEFGHIKVDAYVEIEYGTKISEVGRNIIENVKHKLKEFAGCESVEVNVHVIDVK
- a CDS encoding SoxR reducing system RseC family protein, with the protein product MKEVFRVSRIDDKYIYVERDTTACGSCSLSGSCNVQNITEMKIEKKKNLEVFPGDFLILDMKLRPALIAFFLYGLPIVFLIVGVGLGGFFELSDFLSFAIGISFMSVAFVINYFIDKKYKPEIVDVKHNRGEI
- a CDS encoding glucose-1-phosphate adenylyltransferase, encoding MKNVLALILAGGQGTRLGVLTEKIAKPAVQFGGKYRLIDFTLSNCVNSGIYKVGVLTQYKPHLLNKHIGIGKPWDLDRKDGGITILQPYFTEKAKVWFSGTADAVYQNIEFVDEYSPEYVVILSGDHVYSMDYNELIDYHISKGALATVACLEVPLSEANRFGIMVTDLENRIIEFQEKPEKPKSNLASLGIYVFQWSFIREVLIQDANKPESSHDFGKDIIPEIIKTKRVFAFPFEGYWRDVGTIYSYWEANLELTRVIPAFNIHDASWRIYTHSEEMPPAYISKKSKIKNSLISEGCEIYGNVESSVISQGVEIGENSVIKNSVVMSKVKIGKNCYIENAIIAENAIIGNSVKIGEGEYAESKLNNKVYNSEISVIGMDSIIEDNVVIGKNCVVGIEKILRSGLTLNSGEYI
- a CDS encoding 2-C-methyl-D-erythritol 2,4-cyclodiphosphate synthase; protein product: MLNLRITKINEKNYKECVTLIYREKKEYFDFLFKNPIKIIEKAVSRSIPPFLPENSIVFEDNKGNVLGVLLFAPKSAFRHGYEKWFKVLGFKVFGTGLKLSSIIGQILINFTVDDVYMISVSGKSLDVEYELLYHFITSHEFSRIIADVPKSILEKYRIFGFVESQVFNDRIVRMHKKMSYKTASGIGWDTHPLVKDRKLVLGGIEIPYDFGLKGHSDADVLVHSIIDSLIGVSLKMDIGKVFPEDKVPEGMSSMKMLEEVLRMIKSKGYFPTSIDCVIISKYKLGQFREDIANNLSDTLSCPVSLKFKTGNEVYPESKGLGITSICVSNLIVI
- the glgD gene encoding glucose-1-phosphate adenylyltransferase subunit GlgD, which produces MKVLGLILAGGKSERLGKLVYKRASAALPIAGKYRAIDFTLSNMVNSGIIKVGVLTQYNPRSLMDHLGSGKEWDLDRKKGGLFILQPYIGLNGQYWYKGTADAIFQNITILKRGDEDYVLIGSGDHVYKMLYNDLYMFHFSKSADITLLTKELDESYNIKDYGSVIVNDDMRIVEFHEKVENPPSRRAFLGVYFMNKHLLMELLYSTVPNEKYDLLLDVILPRINELKVYAYDFKGYWRNIKKGVNEYYKINMEIVENRKIREELFFKNGKVFTKLKDFPPAKFTATSDIENSIIADGCIVSGVVKNSVLFRGVTVKAGAKIENSIIMQGTLVEEGAVIKNAVIDKDCIVREGQTLIGDFEPVVLEKRMIV
- the deoC gene encoding deoxyribose-phosphate aldolase — translated: MLKLCAEAKEYNFRGVCVNPSFVSLARRNLEGTDLKVVTVVGFPLGATSIESKAFEAKKAVEDGADEVDMVIHIGHLKSGNYEYVYEDIASVVNAAGVPVKVIIETCYLTDEEKIAACVISMEAGAAFVKTSTGFGTYGAKVEDVSLMRWAVSGKLGVKASGGIKTYEDAINMIKAGATSIGTSSGVSIVKR
- a CDS encoding alpha/beta hydrolase; translation: MIYQFRKGSGKKGWIVVVHGLGEHIGRYEKLVEGLIKREFGVIGFDLPGHGKSQGRRGHTSIEEIIKVINNLTNDIEKFHIFGHSLGGLIAIRYVQENVDRVKTLVVSSPALYIKPSILQKVLLSIMIYFYPSLTVSNGIDPNLLSRNKEAVEKYVKDKLVHDRISVKLGRSLVKNIQLAHSRVNDIVVPTLMLVGTEDKITPLDGSYAFFERLQLPKEDKLLIKYEGGYHEMFEDPKYREKFYNDIFEWYENRWR
- the serS gene encoding serine--tRNA ligase, which encodes MIDIKLLRQNPEIFAEALKKRNADTNIINEIIKIDQEWRKLTTEINNLKSERNNLSKLVAKAKAEKNEERAKEIIEESKKIGEKIKELEKVQQEYETKMKNIALNIPNIPHESVPIGKDETENIEIRRWGEPRKFGFEPKAHWDLGPEIGLMDFERAAKLSGSRFTIMYGYLAKLERALIQFMLDFHTKEHGYIEVWVPHLVKRETMIFTGQLPKFEEEAYNIEKDDLFLIPTAEVPLAALYAGEVLNEKDLPKKFAASTPCYRREAGSYGRDVRGMIRQHQFDKVELVWITTPERSFEDLETLTRDAEKILQLLELPYRVVSLCTGDLGFAAAKTYDIEVWLPSYNTYKEISSCSNDTDFQARRGNIRYRGRDNKLHFVHTLNGSGVAIGRTLVAIIENYQNPDGSITIPKVLVPYMGVERIP